A single Danio aesculapii chromosome 19, fDanAes4.1, whole genome shotgun sequence DNA region contains:
- the dclk3 gene encoding serine/threonine-protein kinase DCLK3, translating to MTPVWNQRPGREPPRPRWGLADQRIKLPKCPNAAPRQPLQSYLHRSRPRRPPTEFGSSESPVFHWEEPGVPRASGYHSRHAESSPVRPRIVTVVRACGNDSVRKISLLLNRRAVQTFEQLMADVSEALGFPCWNNSRIRRLFSPMGREIHSLSDFFRFDHAFMAFGNSRPSLEEVQAALDELYPENPVHCEHLLRVWERILRPKATKADSGFHDDDPAGDMALHDQQPNVNNLQPVGRQKERAKREKQRDLWRRKEEEKEPKKEERKREAVYCRSCRGCGPLIPPIRPKNQAEKLNANTKSAPQNQDLETISEHDANKQETELKDDNVPPDGAEVSLEDIERCYIMGRVVGDGNFAVVRECRVRGLTETFAMKIVDNAKLQGRGHMVQNEIALLRSLEHPRIIQLFRSHHTNTHVYLLMELVSGGDLFDAITQSGRFTEPSAACMVRDISQALEYIHDKSIAHRDIKPENLLVQRHGNGSLNLKLADFGLALVVKEPVFTVCGTPTYVAPEILAETGYGVGVDVWAMGVILFVLLSGFPPFRSPDRNQEELFRLIQKGEVHFLSPYWDNVSEGAKALVKSLLEVNPKKRLTASQTLQDDWIQHATTQKDHKGAIKATNSTAERCNQHKLSRQVENAESKKHSPETFHTAQIHENMRHSKRVPDINTTDRNQQIQETHNIQSKQQSSYHEEDDDTSTDQKYNTDQHKPEKPEQQEDTDSKQEGLAE from the exons ATGACGCCAGTGTGGAACCAGCGACCGGGGCGAGAGCCACCGAGACCCAGATGGGGACTCGCAG ATCAAAGGATTAAACTGCCAAAATGCCCAAACGCTGCCCCTCGGCAACCTCTTCAATCTTACCTGCACAGATCCAGACCCAGAAGGCCCCCGACTGAATTTGGGTCTTCAGAAAGCCCTGTGTTTCATTGGGAGGAACCAGGAGTCCCCAGAGCGAGCGGCTACCATTCCAGACACGCAGAATCAAGCCCGGTGCGTCCACGAATCGTGACAGTAGTGCGGGCGTGTGGAAATGACAGCGTGCGTAAGATCTCACTGCTGTTGAACCGCCGTGCGGTGCAGACGTTTGAGCAGCTGATGGCAGACGTTTCTGAAGCGCTTGGCTTTCCATGTTGGAACAACTCCCGAATAAGGCGCCTTTTTAGCCCTATGGGACGAGAGATTCACAGTTTGTCAGACTTTTTCCGCTTTGACCATGCCTTCATGGCCTTTGGGAATAGCAGACCTTCTCTTGAAGAGGTGCAAGCAGCACTGGACGAGTTATACCCGGAAAACCCCGTCCACTGCGAACACCTTCTGAGGGTTTGGGAGCGTATCCTGAGACCAAAGGCCACTAAAGCGGATAGTGGTTTCCATGATGATGATCCCGCGGGTGACATGGCTTTACACGATCAGCAGCCCAATGTCAACAACTTACAGCCTGTTGGAAGACAAAAGGAAAGGGCGAAGAGAGAAAAGCAAAGAGATCTGTGGAGGAGGAAAGAAGAAGAGAAGGAACCAAAGaaggaggagagaaagagagaagcgGTCTACTGCCGGAGCTGTCGAGGATGTGGACCTCTTATCCCTCCAATCAGGCCAAAAAACCAAGCAGAAAAGCTTAATGCCAATACTAAATCTGCTCCTCAAAACCAGGACTTGGAGACCATATCTGAGCATGATGCTAATAAGCAAGAAACTGAATTAAAAGATGATAACGTACCTCCTGACGGTGCTGAGGTTTCACTGGAGGACATCGAGCGCTGTTATATCATGGGTCGTGTTGTAGGAGATGGGAACTTTGCGGTGGTCAGGGAGTGTCGTGTTCGAGGTCTTACTGAAACATTTGCGATGAAGATTGTAGACAACGCAAAGCTGCAGGGACGCGGTCACATGGTCCAGAATGAGATCGCTCTGCTGCGTAGCCTGGAGCATCCGCGGATCATCCAGCTGTTTCGTTCCCATCATACGAACACTCATGTTTATCTGCTGATGGAGCTGGTCAGCGGAGGAGATCTGTTCGATGCCATCACTCAGAGCGGCAGGTTTACTGAGCCCAGCGCTGCGTGCATGGTCAGAGACATCAGCCAGGCCCTGGAGTACATCCATGACAAGAGCATCGCTCACAGGGACATCAAACCCGAAAACCTGCTG GTACAGCGGCATGGCAATGGCAGCCTGAATCTGAAGCTGGCTGATTTTGGATTGGCTTTGGTGGTAAAAGAGCCCGTGTTCACCGTCTGTGGCACACCTACATATGTTGCTCCAGAGATACTTGCTGAAACAG GTTACGGTGTTGGAGTGGATGTTTGGGCGATGGGAGTGATTCTGTTTGTGCTGCTGAGTGGCTTTCCACCATTCCGCAGTCCAGACCGAAATCAGGAGGAACTATTTCGTCTCATCCAGAAAGGAGAAGTCCACTTTCTGTCCCCTTACTGGGACAATGTGTCTGAAG GTGCTAAAGCTCTAGTCAAGTCTCTGTTGGAGGTGAACCCGAAAAAACGACTGACCGCAAGTCAAACTCTGCAGGACGATTGGATTCAACATGCGACAACACAAAAAGACCATAAGGGGGCGATAAAGGCCACTAACTCCACAGCTGAGCGATGCAACCAGCATAAACTAAGCAGGCAGGTGGAAAATGCTGAAAGCAAGAAACACTCTCCAGAGACATTTCACACAGCACAAATTCACGAAAACATGCGACACAGTAAACGTGTCCCAGATATAAACACGACTGACAGAAACCAGCAGATTCAGGAGACTCATAACATACAGAGCAAGCAACAAAGTTCATACCATGAAGAAGACGACGACACCAGCACTGACCAGAAATATAACACAGATCAACACAAACCTGAGAAACCTGAACAGCAAGAAGACACCGACTCAAAACAAGAGGGACTTGCTGAGTAA